Proteins from one Bacteroidia bacterium genomic window:
- the trpC gene encoding indole-3-glycerol phosphate synthase TrpC produces the protein MNILEKIIFQKEKEVKDRKSLYPTQLLEKSIYFNSTGVSLKKYLQRKDKIGIIAEIKRQSPSKGLINKHVSIERTSIGYMQAGASALSILTDSEFFGGKNEDLTIARKFNYCPILRKDFVVDEYQIIEAKSIGADVILLLANVLNSSQIKQFTAFAHSLQLEVLVEIHDEEEINSIDELTDVVGVNNRNLKTFDVSIESSLRLAKLIPNQFVKISESGIHSAKEIHQLKEVGFQGFLIGEKFMQHCRPELACAQFVKEIECYDKTSKQ, from the coding sequence ATGAACATTTTAGAAAAAATAATTTTTCAAAAAGAAAAAGAAGTAAAAGACCGTAAAAGTCTATATCCGACACAGCTTTTAGAAAAAAGTATTTATTTTAATTCGACCGGTGTTTCGTTAAAAAAATATTTACAACGAAAAGATAAAATCGGAATCATTGCCGAAATAAAACGTCAATCACCATCGAAAGGCTTAATAAATAAACATGTTTCGATTGAACGAACTTCCATCGGATATATGCAAGCGGGAGCAAGTGCACTATCTATTTTAACAGATTCAGAATTTTTTGGTGGAAAAAATGAAGACCTAACGATTGCCAGAAAATTTAATTATTGTCCGATTTTACGTAAAGATTTTGTCGTAGATGAATACCAAATTATAGAAGCAAAATCGATTGGTGCAGACGTGATTTTATTACTCGCAAATGTCCTCAATTCCTCTCAAATAAAGCAATTTACGGCTTTTGCACATTCGCTTCAATTGGAAGTTTTAGTGGAAATTCATGATGAAGAAGAAATTAATTCGATTGATGAATTAACAGATGTTGTGGGAGTTAATAATCGTAATTTAAAAACGTTTGACGTGAGTATCGAATCATCGCTCCGCCTCGCAAAATTAATTCCGAATCAGTTTGTTAAAATCTCGGAAAGTGGAATTCACAGTGCAAAAGAAATTCATCAATTAAAAGAAGTAGGATTTCAAGGTTTTTTAATTGGCGAGAAATTTATGCAACACTGTCGGCCCGAATTAGCGTGTGCACAGTTTGTAAAAGAAATTGAATGTTATGATAAAACTTCTAAGCAATGA
- a CDS encoding outer membrane beta-barrel protein translates to MLAHKGISSSIILSFLLIFNFSAKAQRFQTGITFGPAMTTVNGIDTKDYDNDAYKLGFTLGAFANTHISDKNILQFEINFTQAGATQAPDSLNNSSFRLTLNYLNAGVLIRHRIRFKMSGKLVDKVDLEAGVAVGRLLSSSFVENTYSVPLTSANYNTTDINAFAGIDYSFSQRFYFCARYSNSLQPLVKRDYTPYYASYYTWNKGNNMIFDFSFHILLGKRNTDAAANLNPTTK, encoded by the coding sequence ATGCTTGCACACAAAGGAATATCATCCAGTATTATACTTTCTTTTTTATTGATTTTTAATTTTTCTGCGAAAGCGCAACGTTTTCAAACAGGAATTACATTTGGTCCTGCGATGACAACCGTAAATGGGATAGACACGAAAGATTATGATAACGATGCGTATAAATTAGGATTTACACTGGGAGCCTTTGCCAATACTCACATCAGCGATAAAAATATTCTTCAATTTGAAATAAATTTCACACAAGCAGGCGCTACACAAGCACCCGATTCTTTAAATAATAGTTCATTTCGACTTACTTTAAATTATCTGAATGCGGGCGTTTTAATCCGGCATCGAATACGGTTTAAAATGTCTGGAAAGCTGGTGGACAAAGTAGATTTGGAGGCAGGAGTAGCTGTTGGAAGATTACTAAGTTCCTCTTTTGTTGAGAATACATACAGCGTTCCGCTCACCTCAGCAAATTACAACACCACTGATATCAATGCTTTTGCAGGTATTGATTATAGTTTTTCACAACGCTTTTATTTTTGTGCACGATACAGCAATTCCCTGCAACCATTGGTAAAAAGAGATTATACACCTTATTATGCTTCTTATTATACTTGGAATAAAGGAAATAATATGATATTTGATTTTTCTTTCCACATTCTTTTAGGAAAAAGAAATACGGATGCAGCCGCTAATTTGAATCCGACTACAAAATAA
- a CDS encoding acyl-CoA thioesterase, with product MNAFKQKTPIQIRFKDVDQMGHVNNANYITYFEYARMDYFRALMGNNQKIDWQNEGVIIAKVEMEYKHPIVLDDEIHCYTWVSKLGTKSFDMNCCIVKIENGKEIECASGMAILVCFNYTKQSSIPIPEKWKLKIQAV from the coding sequence ATGAATGCTTTCAAACAAAAAACGCCAATACAAATCCGCTTTAAAGATGTGGATCAAATGGGGCACGTGAACAACGCCAATTACATCACGTATTTCGAGTACGCACGCATGGATTATTTCAGAGCGTTGATGGGAAATAATCAAAAAATTGATTGGCAAAACGAAGGCGTGATTATTGCAAAAGTAGAAATGGAATACAAACATCCCATTGTGTTGGACGATGAAATCCATTGCTATACGTGGGTTTCCAAGTTAGGTACAAAAAGTTTCGATATGAATTGTTGCATCGTAAAAATAGAAAACGGAAAGGAAATTGAATGTGCCAGCGGAATGGCAATATTGGTTTGTTTCAATTACACCAAGCAAAGCAGCATTCCGATTCCTGAAAAATGGAAACTGAAAATACAAGCTGTTTAA
- the trpD gene encoding anthranilate phosphoribosyltransferase, with amino-acid sequence MKKILNKLYEHQALSKTEAREMLTNIALSKYNNSEVASFLSVYLMRSITVDELEGFQEAMLELCLKINFSDAETIDLVGTGGDGKNTFNISTLACFVVAGAGIKVTKHGNYGVSSVSGSSNVMEFLGYTFSNNSDVLKRELDRSGICFLHAPLFHPAMKNVAPIRKELGVKTFFNILGPIVNPAFPAHQLLGVYNLELARLYNYLFQKTAKKYTIVHSLDGYDEISLTAPFKVISTNSEQLLSPEDIGFRKLKQDELFGGNSVKEAAEIFITVLNDKATEAQKNAIIANAGMAIHCVKSNLKLSECLAMAKESIESKKALSVFNKLITK; translated from the coding sequence ATGAAAAAAATCTTAAATAAATTATACGAACATCAAGCGCTTTCAAAAACGGAAGCGAGGGAAATGCTTACAAATATTGCGCTTTCGAAGTATAACAACAGCGAAGTAGCAAGTTTTTTATCTGTTTATTTGATGCGTAGTATTACGGTGGATGAATTGGAAGGTTTCCAGGAAGCGATGTTGGAACTGTGTTTAAAAATTAATTTTTCAGATGCTGAAACCATTGATTTGGTTGGCACAGGAGGTGATGGAAAAAATACATTTAATATTTCTACGCTCGCTTGTTTTGTGGTGGCTGGCGCAGGAATTAAAGTAACAAAACATGGTAATTATGGCGTTTCATCTGTGAGTGGATCGTCTAATGTGATGGAGTTTTTAGGGTATACATTTTCGAATAATTCGGATGTGTTAAAGAGAGAATTAGATCGCTCCGGAATTTGTTTTTTGCACGCACCTTTATTTCATCCTGCAATGAAAAATGTGGCTCCGATACGAAAAGAATTGGGTGTAAAAACTTTTTTTAATATTCTCGGTCCGATTGTCAATCCTGCGTTTCCAGCTCATCAATTATTAGGTGTTTATAATTTAGAATTGGCGCGTTTGTATAATTACTTATTTCAAAAAACGGCTAAAAAATACACTATTGTGCATTCCTTAGATGGTTACGATGAAATTTCATTGACCGCACCTTTTAAGGTGATTTCGACCAATTCGGAACAATTGCTAAGTCCAGAAGATATAGGATTTCGAAAACTAAAACAAGACGAATTATTCGGTGGAAATTCAGTGAAAGAAGCTGCCGAAATTTTCATCACTGTTTTAAATGACAAAGCAACAGAGGCGCAAAAAAATGCAATTATTGCCAATGCAGGAATGGCGATTCACTGTGTAAAATCAAATTTGAAATTATCAGAATGCCTTGCTATGGCTAAAGAATCTATCGAATCAAAAAAAGCATTGTCTGTTTTTAATAAACTAATCACTAAATAA
- a CDS encoding glycosyltransferase family 9 protein, protein MKLLILQTAFIGDVILATSLVEKLHQFHPIAEIDFLLRKGNESLLEGHPYIHQTLVWDKKKNKLKNLFLLHKKIEKEKYDVVINLQRFASSGFLIAFSGAKQKIGFEKNPFSFLFTTKIKHEIGGKKYEIDRNQELIKALTDGVSVKPKLYPSKNNFLSVEKYKTQKYFCIAPASIWFTKQFPKEKWIELIKNSSIEKKFFLLGSPTDYDLCEYIKIESGNKNVENLAGKINFLESAALMRDAEMNYVNDSAPLHIASAMNAPVTAIFCSTVPSFGFGPLSDNARVVEINELLDCRPCGLHGHAACPKKHFKCALGIDVKQLL, encoded by the coding sequence ATGAAACTGCTCATTCTGCAAACGGCTTTTATTGGCGATGTTATTTTGGCTACTTCTTTAGTAGAAAAATTACATCAATTTCATCCAATTGCTGAAATTGATTTTTTGTTGCGAAAGGGCAATGAGTCTTTATTGGAAGGCCATCCATACATTCATCAAACGTTAGTTTGGGATAAGAAAAAGAACAAACTGAAAAATCTTTTTTTACTTCATAAAAAGATTGAAAAAGAAAAATACGACGTTGTTATTAATCTTCAGCGTTTTGCTTCTTCTGGATTTTTAATAGCATTTTCGGGCGCGAAACAAAAAATTGGATTTGAAAAAAATCCCTTTTCTTTTTTATTCACGACCAAAATAAAACACGAAATAGGAGGGAAGAAGTACGAAATTGATCGCAATCAAGAATTGATAAAAGCCTTGACAGATGGCGTTTCTGTGAAACCAAAATTGTATCCTTCAAAAAATAATTTTTTAAGTGTTGAAAAATATAAAACGCAAAAATATTTTTGTATTGCTCCGGCTTCTATTTGGTTTACGAAACAATTTCCGAAAGAAAAATGGATTGAATTAATTAAAAATAGTTCGATTGAAAAAAAATTTTTTCTGTTGGGATCTCCTACAGATTACGATTTGTGCGAATACATCAAAATAGAAAGTGGAAATAAAAATGTAGAAAACCTTGCTGGTAAAATTAATTTTTTAGAATCGGCTGCGCTGATGCGTGATGCCGAAATGAATTACGTAAATGATTCCGCGCCTTTGCACATTGCTTCTGCAATGAATGCACCTGTTACAGCTATTTTTTGTTCCACCGTTCCCAGTTTTGGTTTTGGTCCATTGTCGGATAATGCACGTGTTGTAGAAATTAATGAATTGCTGGATTGTCGCCCCTGTGGCTTGCACGGACATGCTGCTTGTCCAAAAAAACATTTTAAATGTGCTTTAGGAATTGACGTGAAACAATTACTCTAA
- a CDS encoding nucleoside-diphosphate sugar epimerase/dehydratase, with protein sequence MKKLNFIFVKNMPRWIIFFIDMGICLFSLILAYLVRFNFAIPRIEIINFQIVFPCVLGVRAISFYFSKTYQGIVKFTSSKDAQRIFIVVTIDTLVFVLINIITYKFINKTFPIPFSIIIIDYMASAFLLISLRVLFKALYMELTNPTKNKKNVIIFGAGKSGIITLRTLDRDAGTKYKVLAFVDDDKKKQGKKIEGVSIHSFEELPEMLKRTTIAHLIISVQHLSPQRKQAIVDICLNNNTKVLNVPPVNNWINGELSFKQIKKVKIEELLERDPIQLDKENIEKQLTGKIILVTGAAGSIGSEMVRQIIRFHPKKIILLDQAESPLHDMQLELTEKYSSTAFEIVMGDIRNKERMFNVFNTFKPQIVFHAAAYKHVPMMENNPSESILTNVLGTKNLADLSVDFKVEKMVLISTDKAVNPSNVMGASKRIAEIYSQSLNKISTTTKFITTRFGNVLGSNGSVIPHFRQQIENGGPITITHPEITRYFMTIPEACQLVLEAGAMGKGGEIFIFDMGKSVKIIDLAKKMILLSGLELNKDIQIIYTGLRPGEKLFEELLNDKEKTIPTHHSQILIAKVKEYDFTIITSEITDLIGLFNKQNNQAIVQKMKQLVPEFKSNNSVYEQLDVEN encoded by the coding sequence ATGAAAAAACTCAATTTCATTTTCGTTAAAAATATGCCCCGTTGGATTATTTTTTTCATAGACATGGGGATATGTCTATTTTCACTGATTTTAGCCTATTTAGTTCGATTTAATTTTGCCATTCCGAGAATCGAAATTATCAATTTCCAAATTGTTTTTCCTTGCGTATTGGGCGTTAGAGCCATTAGTTTTTATTTCTCGAAAACCTATCAAGGCATTGTAAAATTTACGAGCAGTAAAGATGCGCAGCGTATATTTATTGTAGTCACTATCGACACACTTGTGTTTGTTTTAATCAATATCATCACCTATAAATTTATCAACAAAACATTTCCGATTCCCTTTTCCATCATTATTATAGATTACATGGCGAGTGCATTTTTACTGATTAGTTTGCGCGTTTTATTCAAAGCTTTGTATATGGAATTGACTAATCCGACCAAAAATAAAAAAAATGTAATCATTTTTGGAGCGGGTAAATCAGGAATTATCACGCTGCGAACGCTTGACAGAGATGCCGGGACAAAATACAAAGTATTGGCTTTTGTGGATGATGATAAAAAAAAACAAGGCAAAAAAATTGAAGGAGTTAGCATTCATTCTTTTGAAGAGTTGCCGGAAATGCTAAAAAGAACCACCATTGCACATTTAATTATTTCCGTTCAACATCTTAGTCCGCAACGTAAACAAGCCATCGTAGATATTTGTCTCAACAACAATACAAAAGTTCTGAATGTGCCGCCTGTAAACAATTGGATTAACGGAGAACTCAGTTTTAAGCAAATTAAAAAAGTAAAAATTGAGGAGTTATTAGAGCGCGATCCGATTCAACTCGACAAAGAAAATATCGAAAAACAATTGACCGGAAAAATAATTTTGGTAACGGGAGCGGCTGGTTCTATTGGAAGTGAAATGGTACGACAAATTATTCGTTTTCATCCGAAAAAAATAATTTTGTTGGATCAAGCGGAATCTCCTTTGCACGATATGCAATTGGAATTGACAGAAAAATACAGTTCTACCGCTTTTGAAATTGTGATGGGAGATATTCGAAATAAAGAACGAATGTTTAATGTTTTCAATACATTTAAGCCACAAATAGTATTTCACGCGGCGGCTTACAAACACGTACCGATGATGGAAAACAATCCATCGGAATCTATTCTCACCAACGTACTCGGAACAAAAAATTTAGCCGATTTATCCGTTGATTTTAAGGTAGAAAAGATGGTGTTAATTTCGACAGACAAAGCTGTTAATCCAAGTAATGTGATGGGTGCCTCCAAACGCATTGCAGAAATTTACAGTCAATCATTAAATAAAATTTCAACCACTACAAAATTTATTACCACACGCTTCGGAAACGTTCTTGGATCAAACGGTTCGGTGATTCCACACTTTCGCCAACAAATCGAAAATGGCGGACCAATTACGATTACTCATCCCGAAATTACGCGTTATTTTATGACGATTCCGGAAGCCTGTCAATTGGTTTTGGAAGCCGGTGCCATGGGAAAGGGCGGAGAAATTTTTATTTTCGACATGGGAAAATCGGTGAAGATTATTGATCTCGCAAAAAAAATGATTTTACTTTCGGGATTGGAATTAAATAAGGATATTCAAATTATTTACACAGGTTTACGTCCGGGCGAAAAATTATTTGAAGAGTTATTAAACGACAAAGAAAAAACAATTCCCACACACCATTCTCAAATATTAATTGCCAAAGTAAAAGAGTACGATTTCACCATTATCACCTCTGAAATTACTGATTTAATAGGTCTTTTCAACAAACAAAACAACCAAGCCATTGTTCAAAAAATGAAACAATTGGTGCCAGAATTTAAAAGCAATAATTCTGTTTACGAGCAATTGGACGTTGAAAATTAA
- a CDS encoding aminodeoxychorismate/anthranilate synthase component II: protein MTILLLDNYDSFTYNLVHLIEKICDHKVEVHRNDQISLSEIERFDRIVLSPGPGIPSEAGILLDVIKMYAPKKNILGVCLGHQAIAEVFGNSLINLKNVFHGVATPIHVVKEDYLFKNIPKKFNAGRYHSWVVNPEKITNEIEVTAIDDHENIMALRHKTYAVRGVQFHPESILSEHGEQLMKNWISEK from the coding sequence ATGACTATTTTACTTCTCGATAATTACGACAGTTTTACGTACAATCTCGTTCATTTGATTGAAAAAATTTGTGATCACAAAGTGGAAGTGCATCGAAACGATCAGATTTCGCTTTCAGAAATTGAACGATTTGATCGAATTGTTTTGTCCCCTGGTCCTGGAATACCAAGTGAAGCAGGTATTTTATTGGACGTAATAAAAATGTACGCTCCGAAAAAAAATATTTTAGGCGTATGTCTCGGGCATCAAGCCATTGCGGAGGTTTTTGGAAATTCACTCATCAATTTAAAAAATGTTTTTCACGGCGTGGCAACACCAATTCATGTAGTGAAAGAAGATTATTTATTCAAAAATATTCCGAAAAAATTCAATGCGGGACGTTATCATTCTTGGGTTGTAAATCCTGAAAAAATTACAAATGAAATTGAAGTTACGGCTATTGATGATCATGAAAATATAATGGCGTTACGTCATAAAACCTATGCTGTTCGTGGCGTCCAGTTTCATCCAGAAAGTATTTTGAGCGAACACGGAGAACAATTAATGAAAAATTGGATAAGCGAAAAATAG
- a CDS encoding glycosyltransferase family 4 protein, with protein sequence MPRILFIAAHRPNRSPSQRFRFEQYFSFLKENGFDYHLSYLISEKNDQLFYKPGSFHAKLYIFLRSALKRQMDVWHASDYDIVFIQREAFMTGSTFFARQIRKKKVKFVYDFDDAIWHLDVSDANKKLGWLKSPGKTVKLISMADLVIAGNNYLADYAKHHNENVVIIPTTIDTNYHRKINFSATNKNKVCIGWTGSITTIKHFEHAVSFLKKIKEKYQDKIEIKVIGDPNYFNESIDVKGIEWNSETEIEELSKIDIGIMPLPDDEWTKGKCGLKGLSYMAMEIPAIMSPVGVNTDIIEDGINGFLAVSENEWIEKLSLLIESPELREKIGKEARKSVIEKYSVESQKQRYLDCFNALLKRT encoded by the coding sequence ATGCCGCGAATTTTATTTATAGCAGCACATCGTCCAAATCGTTCGCCCAGCCAGCGTTTTCGATTTGAACAATATTTTAGTTTTCTGAAAGAAAATGGATTTGACTATCATTTATCTTATTTGATTTCTGAAAAAAACGACCAGCTTTTTTATAAACCGGGTAGTTTTCACGCTAAGTTGTATATTTTTTTAAGAAGTGCATTAAAGCGTCAAATGGATGTGTGGCACGCTTCCGATTATGACATTGTTTTTATTCAGCGCGAGGCATTCATGACAGGTTCTACTTTTTTTGCGCGTCAAATACGTAAGAAAAAAGTCAAATTTGTGTATGATTTTGACGATGCCATTTGGCATTTGGATGTTTCGGACGCCAATAAAAAATTAGGTTGGCTCAAAAGCCCAGGTAAAACGGTAAAGTTGATTTCGATGGCGGATTTAGTGATTGCAGGAAACAACTATTTAGCGGATTATGCTAAACACCACAATGAAAACGTCGTAATTATTCCTACCACAATTGATACCAATTATCATCGAAAAATTAATTTTTCAGCAACTAATAAAAACAAAGTTTGTATTGGTTGGACAGGTAGTATCACTACGATTAAACATTTTGAACACGCAGTTTCTTTTCTGAAAAAGATAAAAGAAAAGTACCAAGATAAAATTGAAATAAAGGTGATTGGCGATCCAAATTATTTTAATGAAAGCATTGATGTGAAAGGAATTGAGTGGAATAGTGAAACCGAAATCGAAGAACTTTCAAAAATTGACATTGGCATAATGCCTTTGCCGGATGATGAATGGACGAAAGGGAAATGTGGACTGAAAGGCTTGTCGTACATGGCGATGGAAATTCCTGCAATTATGTCGCCAGTAGGCGTAAATACGGATATTATTGAGGACGGCATAAATGGTTTTTTGGCAGTGTCGGAAAATGAATGGATTGAAAAACTTTCTTTGCTGATTGAATCGCCTGAATTGCGCGAAAAAATAGGAAAAGAAGCACGCAAATCGGTTATCGAGAAATATTCTGTTGAATCACAAAAACAGCGTTATTTGGATTGTTTCAATGCATTATTGAAACGTACGTAA
- a CDS encoding phosphoribosylanthranilate isomerase: MKWKVCGMKFEKNIFEVAELKPDYMGFIFYEKSPRFVGKDFKMPEISKGIKKVGVFVNESVEEILACVKKQNLQFVQLHGNETVAYCNELKNKNVSIIKAFGIDEEFNFTQLPTYEKYCDYFLFDIKTSKYGGSGKKFDWNILQKYEGEKLFFLSGGIDLEAASFLSESTINKALYAMDVNSKFEIMPGLKNCQTLKKLQQCIK, encoded by the coding sequence ATGAAATGGAAAGTATGCGGAATGAAATTTGAAAAAAATATTTTTGAAGTCGCTGAATTGAAGCCAGATTATATGGGTTTTATCTTTTACGAAAAATCTCCCCGATTTGTGGGGAAGGATTTTAAAATGCCTGAAATATCGAAAGGAATTAAAAAAGTAGGTGTGTTTGTAAATGAATCTGTGGAAGAAATTTTAGCATGTGTAAAAAAGCAGAATTTGCAGTTTGTTCAGTTGCATGGAAATGAAACGGTAGCGTATTGTAATGAATTAAAAAATAAAAATGTCAGTATTATTAAGGCTTTCGGAATAGATGAAGAATTTAACTTTACGCAACTTCCGACGTATGAAAAATATTGTGATTATTTTTTGTTCGACATAAAAACAAGTAAATACGGTGGAAGTGGAAAAAAATTTGATTGGAATATTTTGCAAAAATACGAAGGCGAAAAATTATTTTTCCTAAGCGGAGGAATTGATTTAGAAGCAGCGTCTTTTCTTTCTGAAAGTACTATAAATAAAGCCTTGTACGCGATGGATGTAAATAGTAAATTTGAAATAATGCCCGGATTAAAAAATTGTCAAACGCTTAAAAAATTACAACAATGTATCAAGTAG
- a CDS encoding anthranilate synthase component I family protein produces the protein METKKHTIYTQHKKLLADTYTPVSIYLKLRDKFANSILLESSDYHGNENSFSYICCEAIATFKVSENKIFTQFPDGSENTITIDSTISVPTELTAFSTQFESEKNDFKFIHNGLFGYINYDAVRYFETLEIPENTDEKTKTPDVLYHVYKYVIAINHFNNEMYLFEHSIQKNNFSDGLETLEKYIQNKNYSQYPFTIVGEEKSNYSDAGFLEIIRKGKAHCHRGDVFQIVLSRQFLQQFQGDDFNVYRALRSINPSPYLFYFDYGNFKIFGSSPEAQITIKNKTAAIYPIAGTFRRTDDEKVDAELAEKLKIDAKENAEHVMLVDLARNDLSRNCENVKVEIFREVHYYSHVIHLVSKVLGKVKEKNNTLNVVANTFPAGTLSGAPKHKAIQLIRKYENKNRGFYGGCIGFMSFDGDFNHAIMIRSFLSKNNFLISQAGAGIVDSSNEQSELNEVGNKLAALKKAIELAEKI, from the coding sequence ATGGAAACTAAAAAACATACAATATACACACAGCATAAAAAATTACTCGCAGATACGTACACGCCGGTGAGTATTTATTTGAAATTACGTGATAAATTTGCGAATTCTATTTTACTCGAAAGCTCCGATTATCACGGCAACGAAAATAGTTTTTCCTATATCTGTTGCGAAGCAATAGCGACATTTAAAGTATCTGAAAATAAAATTTTTACACAGTTTCCAGACGGTTCTGAAAATACGATAACGATTGATTCTACTATTTCTGTACCAACGGAATTAACTGCTTTTTCAACTCAATTCGAATCGGAGAAAAATGATTTTAAATTCATTCACAACGGATTATTTGGATACATAAATTACGACGCCGTTCGTTATTTCGAAACGCTTGAGATACCCGAAAATACAGATGAAAAAACGAAAACTCCAGATGTTTTATACCACGTTTATAAATACGTTATTGCAATCAATCATTTTAACAACGAAATGTATTTGTTCGAACATTCCATTCAAAAAAATAATTTTTCGGATGGCTTAGAAACGCTTGAGAAATACATTCAAAATAAAAATTATTCGCAGTATCCTTTCACAATTGTTGGTGAGGAAAAATCGAATTATTCAGATGCTGGATTTTTAGAAATTATCAGAAAAGGAAAAGCGCATTGTCATCGTGGAGATGTTTTTCAAATCGTTTTGTCGCGACAATTTTTACAACAATTTCAAGGTGATGATTTCAATGTTTACAGAGCTTTACGTTCGATAAATCCTTCGCCTTATTTATTTTATTTTGATTATGGAAATTTTAAAATATTCGGTTCGTCGCCCGAAGCGCAAATCACGATTAAAAATAAAACAGCGGCTATTTACCCAATTGCAGGCACTTTTCGCAGAACAGACGATGAAAAAGTGGATGCAGAATTAGCTGAAAAATTAAAAATAGATGCGAAAGAAAATGCGGAACATGTGATGTTGGTTGATTTAGCAAGGAATGATTTAAGCCGAAATTGCGAAAATGTAAAGGTGGAAATTTTTCGCGAAGTGCACTATTATTCTCACGTCATTCACCTCGTATCAAAAGTTTTAGGGAAAGTAAAAGAAAAAAACAATACTCTAAATGTAGTTGCCAATACATTTCCGGCAGGCACGCTTTCCGGTGCTCCCAAACACAAAGCGATACAATTAATTCGCAAATACGAAAATAAAAATCGCGGATTTTATGGTGGCTGTATTGGTTTTATGAGCTTCGACGGAGATTTTAATCACGCGATTATGATTCGTTCTTTCTTGAGTAAAAATAATTTTTTAATTTCTCAGGCAGGAGCTGGAATCGTAGATTCATCCAATGAACAAAGCGAATTGAACGAAGTTGGAAATAAATTAGCGGCTTTAAAAAAAGCAATTGAATTAGCAGAAAAAATTTAA
- a CDS encoding tetratricopeptide repeat protein has translation MKFLFLFGIISLLSFRSFSQTTADDFLKLGQKNDSLKEYKEALKSYDKAIRLKPDYALVFNKMGLDNYKLKKYKEAILLFNKAITNYPKYAEAFYNRALTEIQIPDGPSALRDLDKSIDLNDANADAFFYRGFVKSKMNKPIDAISDFDKTIELKDNNIKAYIFRADEKIKLGKTTEALADYNKAYEIQPDSANSDFFTKRANAKFKNHDFKNAISDYNSAIGLDDKNLEAYINRAAAKLTVSDCQGALSDSETALKMDKKNYKALNFKGTAETGLKDYRNAIMDLDESIKINPNYSQAFVNRAAAKYLSGDKKGACVDLYTADGLGDKMANGLIEKHCGSDQIER, from the coding sequence ATGAAATTTTTATTTCTTTTTGGAATAATTAGTTTACTCTCCTTTCGGTCGTTCTCACAGACAACTGCGGATGACTTTCTGAAACTCGGACAAAAAAATGATAGTTTAAAAGAGTATAAAGAGGCACTTAAAAGTTACGATAAAGCTATTCGATTAAAGCCTGATTATGCGCTTGTCTTCAATAAAATGGGACTCGATAATTATAAATTGAAAAAATACAAAGAGGCAATTCTTCTTTTTAATAAAGCCATAACAAATTACCCAAAATACGCAGAAGCCTTTTATAATCGGGCTTTGACAGAGATTCAAATTCCGGATGGACCAAGCGCTCTTCGTGATTTAGATAAATCAATTGACCTAAACGACGCCAATGCCGATGCTTTTTTTTATCGTGGATTTGTGAAAAGTAAAATGAATAAACCCATTGATGCTATTAGTGATTTCGATAAAACCATTGAATTAAAGGATAACAATATCAAAGCGTATATTTTTCGTGCTGACGAAAAAATAAAGCTCGGAAAAACAACGGAAGCACTTGCTGATTATAATAAAGCCTATGAGATTCAGCCAGATTCTGCCAATTCTGATTTTTTTACGAAACGAGCAAACGCCAAATTTAAAAATCATGATTTTAAAAATGCCATAAGCGATTATAATTCTGCCATCGGATTGGACGATAAAAATTTAGAAGCATACATCAATAGAGCAGCAGCAAAATTAACGGTTAGCGACTGTCAAGGCGCATTAAGCGACAGCGAAACAGCATTAAAAATGGATAAAAAAAATTACAAAGCACTTAATTTTAAAGGTACTGCTGAGACTGGTTTGAAAGACTACAGAAATGCCATTATGGATTTGGATGAGTCTATAAAAATCAATCCAAATTATTCGCAAGCCTTTGTAAATAGAGCTGCTGCAAAATATTTATCGGGTGATAAAAAAGGAGCTTGTGTTGATTTATATACTGCTGATGGATTGGGCGATAAGATGGCAAACGGCTTAATCGAAAAACATTGTGGAAGCGATCAAATTGAGCGTTGA